In Deltaproteobacteria bacterium, one DNA window encodes the following:
- a CDS encoding stage 0 sporulation protein has translation MDQDDAGVGPASGPVAVGVRFRPAGKIYEFDPGPLILRRDDRVLVETERGPELGTIAVTARALSKPRVLQRVIKKADARDLGREDQNFQRERESYRSALEHVRGSGLPMKLVKAERTFDGTKTTFYFFAEDRVDFRELARTLAQSLGTRVEMKQIGARDEAKVAGGLGVCGRELCCSSWLREFEAVTVKMVKEQGLALNQSKLAGQCGRLKCCMRYEYQTYLELKRGLPAPGSHVECVKGDGVIVRQNILKRTVVVRRAEDGIEVEASLDDLVTRRADA, from the coding sequence ATGGATCAGGATGACGCAGGCGTGGGCCCGGCGTCCGGCCCGGTGGCCGTCGGAGTCCGCTTCCGTCCTGCCGGCAAGATCTACGAGTTCGACCCGGGTCCGCTGATCCTTCGCCGCGACGACCGGGTCCTGGTCGAGACCGAGCGCGGGCCGGAGCTCGGTACGATCGCGGTCACGGCGCGAGCGCTCAGCAAGCCCCGCGTCCTGCAACGGGTGATCAAGAAGGCGGACGCCCGTGACCTGGGGCGAGAGGACCAGAACTTCCAGCGCGAGCGCGAGTCGTACCGCTCGGCCCTCGAGCACGTCCGCGGCAGTGGCCTCCCGATGAAGCTCGTCAAGGCGGAGCGGACGTTCGACGGGACGAAGACGACCTTCTACTTCTTCGCCGAGGATCGGGTGGATTTTCGCGAGCTGGCGCGCACGCTGGCGCAATCGCTCGGCACGCGCGTCGAGATGAAGCAGATCGGGGCGCGCGACGAGGCCAAGGTGGCCGGCGGGCTCGGCGTCTGCGGGCGCGAGCTCTGCTGCTCGTCGTGGCTCAGGGAGTTCGAGGCCGTCACCGTCAAGATGGTGAAGGAGCAGGGGCTCGCGCTCAACCAATCGAAGCTCGCGGGTCAGTGCGGTCGGCTCAAGTGCTGCATGCGGTACGAGTATCAGACGTATCTGGAGCTCAAGCGCGGCCTGCCGGCGCCCGGGAGCCACGTCGAGTGCGTGAAGGGGGACGGGGTGATCGTCCGGCAGAACATCCTCAAGCGGACCGTGGTCGTGCGGCGCGCCGAGGACGGCATCGAGGTCGAGGCCAGCCTCGACGACCTGGTCACGCGGCGCGCCGACGCCTGA
- the holB gene encoding DNA polymerase III subunit delta': protein MGGRRLRLDRVGARPHRRGGRAPTREGGVRFADVVGHGRAIERLRRAAAADRLAAAYLLSGPPGIGKRLVADAFAARILCAAPVAGDACQACAHCTRVAAGTHPDLRTVERDAERRDIRIEQVRELARWLALQPLMAHRKVAIIDGAHCLSEPAQNALLKTLEEPPPSAVLLLTAAAAALLLPTVRSRCQAVRMDPLPPEAVARVLVARGAAPERAALLAAEAEGSPGRAVALSGDEEARARAAVLKALPALGTADAAALSALAQELSRGAVDAALGTTASWYRDVLETALTGDPPRRNPDAAAAVRAAADRSQPARLLRQLEVVCDTIDALARNANRVLALETMLLALRALERDGTVGDLVDGSA, encoded by the coding sequence CTGGGTGGTCGACGGCTCCGCCTCGATCGAGTCGGTGCGCGCCCGCATCGTCGCGGAGGCCGAGCGCCGACTCGCGAGGGCGGCGTGAGATTCGCGGACGTCGTCGGCCACGGCCGGGCCATCGAGCGGCTTCGCCGCGCTGCCGCCGCGGACCGCCTGGCCGCCGCATACCTCCTGAGCGGCCCGCCGGGCATCGGCAAGCGTCTGGTCGCCGACGCCTTCGCGGCGCGCATCCTCTGCGCCGCACCCGTCGCCGGCGACGCCTGCCAGGCCTGCGCCCACTGCACCCGCGTTGCGGCCGGCACGCATCCCGACCTCCGGACCGTGGAGCGCGACGCGGAGCGGCGCGACATCCGCATCGAGCAGGTCCGAGAGCTCGCGCGCTGGCTCGCCCTGCAACCGCTCATGGCGCACCGGAAGGTCGCCATCATCGACGGCGCACACTGCCTCAGCGAGCCGGCTCAGAACGCGCTGCTGAAGACGCTCGAGGAGCCGCCCCCGAGCGCCGTGCTCCTGCTGACCGCCGCCGCGGCGGCCCTCCTGCTGCCGACGGTCCGCTCGCGCTGCCAGGCGGTGCGCATGGATCCCCTGCCGCCCGAGGCCGTGGCGCGGGTGTTGGTCGCACGGGGCGCGGCCCCCGAGCGGGCTGCCCTGCTGGCGGCCGAGGCCGAGGGCTCGCCGGGCCGGGCGGTCGCGCTGTCGGGGGACGAGGAGGCCCGCGCCCGCGCGGCCGTGCTGAAAGCCCTCCCCGCGCTCGGTACGGCCGACGCCGCGGCGCTCTCGGCGCTCGCGCAGGAGCTGTCGCGGGGCGCCGTGGACGCTGCGCTGGGTACCACGGCGTCCTGGTACCGCGACGTCCTCGAGACGGCGCTCACCGGCGATCCGCCACGCCGCAACCCGGACGCGGCCGCGGCGGTCCGCGCGGCCGCCGATCGCAGTCAGCCCGCTCGCCTGCTTCGCCAGCTCGAGGTCGTCTGTGATACGATCGATGCTCTGGCACGGAACGCCAACCGCGTCCTTGCGCTCGAGACCATGCTGCTCGCGCTGCGGGCGCTCGAGCGGGACGGCACGGTGGGCGATCTCGTCGATGGATCGGCGTGA
- the tmk gene encoding dTMP kinase, producing the protein MALFVTFEGIEGSGKSTHLRLLAEHLRAAGYPVVETREPGATPAGAAIRRLLLGPGAPSLAPLTELFLYCADRSEHVTEVIRPALAAGHVVLSDRFSDSTIAYQGYGRGLDLSVVRALDAQARRGLVPDLTFLLDCPATEGLHRIEARRVSPEGRGASPEGRRATPEGRGASPERGGAAPSGAAPLELDRIERESLAFHERVRAGFRALAAAEPARFWVVDGSASIESVRARIVAEAERRLARAA; encoded by the coding sequence GTGGCGCTCTTCGTCACCTTCGAGGGGATCGAGGGCTCCGGCAAGTCGACCCACCTCCGCCTCCTCGCGGAGCACCTGCGGGCCGCCGGATACCCGGTCGTCGAGACCCGTGAGCCCGGGGCGACGCCCGCCGGGGCGGCCATCCGCCGCCTGCTGCTCGGCCCCGGGGCACCGTCGCTCGCGCCGCTCACCGAGCTCTTCCTCTACTGCGCCGATCGAAGCGAGCACGTCACCGAGGTGATCCGCCCGGCGCTCGCTGCGGGCCACGTCGTGCTCTCGGACCGCTTCTCGGACTCCACGATCGCGTACCAGGGCTACGGCCGCGGCCTGGACCTGAGCGTTGTCCGCGCGCTCGACGCCCAGGCGCGCCGCGGCCTCGTCCCGGACCTGACCTTCCTGCTCGACTGCCCCGCCACCGAAGGCCTGCACCGCATCGAAGCTCGCCGCGTCAGTCCCGAAGGTCGTGGCGCGAGTCCCGAAGGTCGTCGCGCCACTCCCGAAGGTCGTGGCGCCAGTCCCGAGCGAGGAGGCGCGGCGCCCTCGGGCGCCGCGCCGTTAGAGTTGGACCGGATCGAGCGGGAGTCCCTGGCCTTCCACGAGCGCGTCCGGGCAGGCTTTCGCGCCCTCGCCGCCGCCGAGCCCGCCCGCTTCTGGGTGGTCGACGGCTCCGCCTCGATCGAGTCGGTGCGCGCCCGCATCGTCGCGGAGGCCGAGCGCCGACTCGCGAGGGCGGCGTGA
- a CDS encoding response regulator: protein MSTLILVVDDDQDNVTIAREILLSRGFEVRVAYNGPSALASVEQQRPDLVLLDVMMPQMSGMEVLDRLRANPATAGVPVILVTAKDQDEDLLAGYKYGADYYITKPFSAKQLLYGIGLVLGTERPD from the coding sequence GTGAGCACCCTGATCCTCGTGGTCGACGACGACCAGGACAACGTCACCATCGCGCGGGAAATTCTCCTGAGCCGGGGCTTCGAGGTACGCGTCGCCTACAACGGCCCGAGCGCGCTCGCCTCGGTCGAGCAGCAGCGCCCCGATCTCGTCCTGCTCGACGTCATGATGCCGCAGATGAGCGGCATGGAGGTCCTCGATCGGCTGAGGGCCAACCCCGCCACGGCCGGCGTGCCGGTGATCCTGGTGACCGCCAAGGATCAGGACGAGGATCTCCTGGCGGGCTACAAGTACGGCGCGGACTACTACATCACCAAGCCGTTCAGCGCGAAGCAGCTGCTCTACGGCATCGGTCTGGTCCTCGGCACCGAACGGCCCGACTGA
- a CDS encoding response regulator produces the protein MPKRILVVEDDPDHRRIVTKVLAREGYDVIEAATGVAAVAAAREDRPDLIIMDLALPGLDGFEASRRIKAAPDSADIPIVALTAFAMRGDEERARAAGCDAYVPKPCRPQTLREVVRQFLPEP, from the coding sequence ATGCCGAAACGCATACTCGTGGTCGAGGACGATCCGGACCACCGCCGCATCGTCACCAAGGTACTCGCCCGCGAGGGCTACGACGTCATAGAGGCGGCGACGGGCGTGGCAGCCGTGGCCGCCGCCCGCGAAGACCGGCCCGACCTCATCATCATGGACCTGGCCCTGCCCGGCCTCGACGGCTTCGAGGCGTCGCGGCGAATCAAGGCCGCGCCCGATTCGGCCGATATTCCGATCGTCGCGCTCACCGCCTTCGCGATGCGCGGGGACGAGGAACGGGCGCGCGCAGCGGGATGTGATGCATACGTACCCAAGCCTTGCCGGCCACAGACCCTCCGCGAGGTGGTGCGCCAGTTTCTTCCCGAGCCCTGA
- a CDS encoding prepilin peptidase: protein MLLPAAAAADWPLFALAFTVGACIGSFLNVCIHRLPADESIVRPGSHCPRCSTPIAWYDNLPLVSWAWLGARCRACRARIPARYPLVEGATGALALLALARFGATPAAAVAFAFSAALLLITFIDLDHRFIPDEVSLPGVVVGLASAFLPGRVAPLDALLGVLVGGGLLWSVAWGYERWTGVEGMGYGDVKLLAMIGAFLGWQAVPAVLVVASLTGSLAGMTLIAVRGGGRGGRRVVRRLGPRALLPFARRAARRTAIPFGPFLALGAMLALYLPDLTMPWRVG, encoded by the coding sequence ATGCTGCTCCCCGCCGCCGCGGCCGCGGACTGGCCGCTCTTCGCGCTCGCCTTCACCGTCGGCGCCTGCATCGGTAGCTTCCTGAACGTCTGCATCCACCGGCTCCCGGCCGACGAGTCGATCGTGCGCCCGGGCTCGCACTGCCCCCGCTGCTCGACGCCGATCGCCTGGTACGACAACCTGCCGCTCGTCTCATGGGCGTGGCTCGGGGCTCGCTGTCGCGCCTGCCGGGCGCGCATCCCCGCGCGCTACCCGCTGGTCGAGGGGGCGACGGGGGCACTCGCGCTCCTGGCGCTCGCACGCTTCGGGGCGACGCCGGCGGCGGCTGTGGCGTTCGCTTTCTCCGCCGCGCTGCTGCTCATCACCTTCATCGACCTCGACCACCGCTTCATCCCCGACGAGGTGAGCCTGCCCGGCGTCGTCGTGGGCCTCGCCAGCGCATTCCTCCCCGGCCGCGTCGCCCCGCTCGACGCGCTCCTCGGTGTGCTGGTCGGCGGAGGGCTCTTGTGGTCCGTCGCCTGGGGGTACGAGCGCTGGACCGGCGTGGAGGGCATGGGCTACGGCGACGTGAAGCTCCTCGCGATGATCGGCGCCTTCCTCGGCTGGCAAGCCGTGCCGGCCGTGCTCGTCGTCGCCTCGCTCACCGGGTCGCTCGCCGGCATGACGCTCATCGCGGTGCGCGGCGGGGGACGCGGTGGACGCCGGGTCGTGCGGCGGCTCGGACCTCGCGCCCTCCTGCCGTTCGCGCGGCGCGCGGCGCGCCGGACGGCGATCCCCTTCGGCCCCTTCCTCGCCCTCGGCGCGATGCTCGCCCTTTACCTGCCCGACCTGACGATGCCCTGGCGCGTCGGCTAA
- a CDS encoding prepilin-type N-terminal cleavage/methylation domain-containing protein, with translation MKRKKSKGFTLIELLVVVAIIGILAAIAIPQFAAYRTRGFNARAEADVRNAASAEEASFVDNNTYASCADSACTTTLPGFTLSGGVTITCTGTATTFNCVSTHSSGNKTYTWNSAPAAGSPNLTVS, from the coding sequence ATGAAGCGGAAGAAGTCGAAGGGGTTCACGCTGATCGAGCTCCTCGTCGTGGTGGCCATCATCGGCATCCTCGCCGCCATCGCCATCCCGCAGTTCGCCGCCTACCGCACGCGGGGCTTCAACGCCCGCGCCGAGGCCGACGTCCGCAACGCAGCGTCGGCGGAGGAGGCGTCCTTCGTGGACAACAACACGTATGCGAGCTGCGCCGACAGCGCCTGCACGACGACGCTGCCGGGCTTCACGCTGTCGGGCGGCGTGACGATCACCTGCACGGGGACCGCCACGACCTTCAACTGCGTCTCCACCCATTCCAGCGGCAACAAGACCTACACCTGGAACAGCGCTCCCGCCGCCGGTTCGCCGAACCTGACGGTGTCGTAG
- a CDS encoding prepilin-type N-terminal cleavage/methylation domain-containing protein, protein MKRKKSKGFTLIELLVVVAIIGILAAIAIPQFAAYRTRGFNARAEADVRNAATAEEASFVDNNAYASCANSACATTLPGFTLSSGVTITCTGTATTFNCVSTHSSGNKTYTWNSAPAAGSPNLTVS, encoded by the coding sequence ATGAAACGGAAGAAGTCGAAGGGTTTCACGCTGATCGAACTGCTCGTCGTCGTGGCGATCATCGGTATTCTCGCCGCGATCGCGATCCCGCAGTTCGCTGCCTACCGCACCCGCGGCTTCAACGCCCGGGCGGAGGCGGACGTCCGCAACGCGGCGACGGCCGAAGAGGCATCCTTCGTGGACAACAACGCGTACGCCAGCTGCGCCAACAGCGCCTGCGCGACGACGCTGCCCGGCTTCACGCTGTCGAGCGGCGTGACGATCACCTGCACGGGGACCGCCACGACCTTCAACTGCGTCTCGACCCACAGCAGCGGCAACAAGACCTACACCTGGAACAGCGCTCCCGCCGCCGGCTCGCCGAACCTGACAGTGTCCTAA